The region GGAAGAATCGATAAATGAGGCAATGCTGATGCCGTGGATGACCTTTCAGAGAGACCTGCCGCCCAGACGGCTTGACTGTGCAAGCGCCTGGCAAGGCAGTACGCTTCAGGAGCAGCCGGACCTCTGGACGACGCATTTTTCCGAGGCTGACGTCTCTGAACTGGAACAGGCAGCAGAGCATTTCGAACGCTCCGGCAGGGATATAGCCAGTATCACCCGGGAATCGTTTCCGCTGCCTCATCTGGAGACACGGCTGGCGGATTTGAGAGAGACTCTGGTCGAGGGGCTCGGGTTTCACCTGTTTCGCGGGCTTCCGGTCGAAAGACTGTCCCGCCTCAGAACTGCAATTATCTTTTGCGGGTTGGGGGCCTATATCGGTTCGGCCAGATCCCAGAATGCCGCTGGTCATCTGCTTGGCCATGTGCGGGATACAGGAGCGGATGCAAAAGACCCGAAGACACGGATTTACCAGACCGCCGAGCGGCAGACATTCCATACGGATTCAGCCGATGTTGTCGGCCTTCTCTGCATAAACGAGGCCAGGGAAGGTGGCGATTCCCTGATTGTCAGCGTTGCCACCCTGTACAATGAAATGATGCGGTGCCGACGCGAGCTTGTGCCTATTCTGTTTGATCCGATTGCCACAGACAGGCGGGGCGAAGTACCGGAAGGGGAAAAGCCATTCTTCGATATTCCGGTCCTGAACTGGCACGATGAGCACCTGACCGGTACCTATCAGAGACAATATATCGACAGTGCGCAGCGATTTGCTGAAGCGCCAAGACTGTCGGAGGCGCAGATTCAGGCTCTGGACCTCTTTGATGACCTTGCCAATGATCCTGCCTTGCATCTGCGTATGAGACTGCAGCCGGGCGACATCCAGTTTGTCTATAATCATGCCCTGCTGCACGACCGCACCGGGTTCACAGACTGGCCGGAACCGGACAAGAGGCGTCATCTTCTGCGCCTGTGGTTGTCGGTGCCCGGAGACAGGCAATTGCCGGAGTGTTTCAGACAGCGTTTCGGCTCCATCGAGCCCGGTAACAGAGGCGGCATTATCACGCGGGAAACGCAGTTGTCAGTGCCACTGGACTGACCTCATCGTAAGAGAACCAGTCGCTTGTGGAAGGGGTCAAAGCGATTGAACGTTACAATTCGGCTGTCGAAGTCAGCGTCCTTGAACGGAGCGTGCTTGCCGAACCCGACCCAGACCTGTGTGACCGGCTGCAGTTTTTTTGCCAGACTGTTGAGCGTTCCGGTAACTGCCGCCGGATCGGAACTGGTGATCAGGCTGACAACCAGCAGTTCTGCCTTGATGCGCTGGCAATGGGTCAGAAGTGCATCCCCGGGCATATTGGGTCCCAGATAGTGGCAATTGAAGCCTGAATTGGCTGCAATATGACAGGCCATCAGGGCTCCAAGCTCATGATGATCATCTGCCAGCGTTGTGAACAGGGCTACTGGTCCCGGATTGGTCCAGGACGGGGATGGCAGCACAGACATCAGACACTGTTTGATCACTGCCGTGAATGCATGCTCATCTCCGATATCCAGAGCATCGATGGACCAGCGGTCCCCGATAGTGCGGAGAATAGGGCTCAGAATGCGATCCGCCAGGTCATGGGGCGGGAGCAGGGTGATTGCGGAGCTGATGAGCTTGCCAAAGGCCTGCAGGTCGCTTCTGCCGACAGTCTCCTCCAGTTCGGTCAGAATTTTCTGTCGAAGATCCTGTGTGGCTGATACCGGGTTGGACGCACGAAGCGCATTCAGCTCGTCAGGGCTCAACGCCGCAAGATGGCTGATTGTATGTCCTGATTTTAGAAGAGCAGCTATCAGCGTCAGCTTTTCGACATCCCCGTCCGAATAGGTCCGCCGCCCGCTATCCGTGCGCTCCGGGCGCAGGAGATCATATCGGCGTTCCCATGACCTGATCGTGTCAGGATTGACACCGGTCAGGTTGGATAAGGTTTTGATCGTATACATGATGCCCGCAGTTGAACATGTTTTGCATAATATATTGCCTAGATAAAATGCGTTCAACTAAGCAATTGACCGTATCATTTGCCGGATCGAGCACGATTCTCAATCGTTTTTTGCTGCGTTTTTCCCGGAGGGGAAAAGTCTGTAAGCGATATCGCACAGGTCAAGGTGGTGCAAGATATGTGCAATCTGTGGTAATTAACTTAAATTAAGTTGATTAACTTGTTTTATGATAAGAATTCCATCTGACCTAAGGACGAATGACAAATGCTGTTAACGATTGCAGCCGGACAATTGACACCGATTGTACTTGTGTCCGTCGTTGGGGGTTGTGATGATTGGCCAGTTTGAACGTCATGTCAGTATATCCGGCAAGATCCTGACCGTTGTCTGTCTGTGCATCATGTTTGTCGTTGGGGTTGCGACCATAAGCATCTGGCAGATGAACAAAATCGGTAAGGAACTGGTCTCTATTGCGGAATCGGACATTCCGCTGACCGAGGTTCTCAGCCGGATCACCACGCATCAGCTCGAACAGGCCATCATGTTCGAGCGCGTCATGCGGCTCTATGGCGTCCAGTCTCCCGATAAAGCCAACAAGCTTGCCGAGGCCCGGTCTCGTTTCCTTGAGCTTGCGCACAAGGTTGATAAGGAGATCAAGCAGGGTGAAGAGGTTGCGGAAGCATCCATCGGCCGGGCCCATACGGATGCGGAACGCAAGGAATTCAAGCATGTTCTGACCTCCCTGAAGCGGATTGAGATTGAACACAAGGCCTATGACGACCATGCCATGGAGATCATGAAGCTGGTCGATGAAGGACGCCTGGCGGAGGCGGAAGCCCGCATCGATTCCGTTCAGGCAGAAGAAGACAAGCTGGATCATGAGCTTGAAGAACTTCTGCACGAGGTTGAAATGTTCACGCTCAATGCAGCCCGTACAGCAGAACTGCATGAGCAGCAGGCTATCGTTCTTCTGATTATCGTCTCCGTTGTGGCAACCGTGTTCGGCTTTGCCCTGTCGTGGTTCATAGCCCAAAGAACCATTTCACGACCCTTGAAGCAGATGACCAGCTCCATGAGGGGTCTTGCTGATGGCGACATGAACGTCGCGCTGGATGAGCAGGACAGGAGGGATGAAGTTGGTGACATGAATGCGGCCTTGCGTGTTTTCCGCGACAACG is a window of Coralliovum pocilloporae DNA encoding:
- a CDS encoding TauD/TfdA family dioxygenase, which encodes MTFQRDLPPRRLDCASAWQGSTLQEQPDLWTTHFSEADVSELEQAAEHFERSGRDIASITRESFPLPHLETRLADLRETLVEGLGFHLFRGLPVERLSRLRTAIIFCGLGAYIGSARSQNAAGHLLGHVRDTGADAKDPKTRIYQTAERQTFHTDSADVVGLLCINEAREGGDSLIVSVATLYNEMMRCRRELVPILFDPIATDRRGEVPEGEKPFFDIPVLNWHDEHLTGTYQRQYIDSAQRFAEAPRLSEAQIQALDLFDDLANDPALHLRMRLQPGDIQFVYNHALLHDRTGFTDWPEPDKRRHLLRLWLSVPGDRQLPECFRQRFGSIEPGNRGGIITRETQLSVPLD
- a CDS encoding MerR family transcriptional regulator, translated to MYTIKTLSNLTGVNPDTIRSWERRYDLLRPERTDSGRRTYSDGDVEKLTLIAALLKSGHTISHLAALSPDELNALRASNPVSATQDLRQKILTELEETVGRSDLQAFGKLISSAITLLPPHDLADRILSPILRTIGDRWSIDALDIGDEHAFTAVIKQCLMSVLPSPSWTNPGPVALFTTLADDHHELGALMACHIAANSGFNCHYLGPNMPGDALLTHCQRIKAELLVVSLITSSDPAAVTGTLNSLAKKLQPVTQVWVGFGKHAPFKDADFDSRIVTFNRFDPFHKRLVLLR